Proteins from a genomic interval of Neodiprion lecontei isolate iyNeoLeco1 chromosome 2, iyNeoLeco1.1, whole genome shotgun sequence:
- the LOC107224252 gene encoding ribonuclease P protein subunit p30 isoform X1: METAFGFCDLCINAEIVNKNTLHKVLDKLYEMGYSTVAINRTIEETVFESEKKNKKKAGDNEALGVTVPSPPDIADLISEYAGKLRILNRLTFVFGDPTRTHTLNQSSSLRKYDLYAVVPKTQAAFQFACSQLNTDIVLLNRNCVGLKLSRKLYLQAVERGINFEIQYCDVISSASRKFAIHYSHLFHMFGKSKNIFISSGASIETQIRSPYDIINLASILGMNETKAKASILSQSRYVILRAEGRRYGKAVFRIQTCSTEKREMESEMEIEAEETDDEHGDTCTEAKKIKL; this comes from the exons ATGGAGACTGCTTTCGGGTTTTGCGACCTATGCATAAATGcagaaattgtaaataaaaatacattacATAAAGTGCTGGATAAATTATATGAAA TGGGTTATTCAACAGTAGCAATCAACCGAACAATAGAAGAGACAGTTTTCGAatctgaaaagaaaaacaagaaaaaggCCGGTGACAATGAAGCTCTGGGAGTTACTGTCCCGAGTCCTCCAGACATCGCTGATCTAATTTCAGAATATGCTGGAAAGCTTCGTATTTTAAATCGTCTTACGTTCGTGTTCGGAGATCCCACAAGAACCCATACGCTG aatCAATCATCGAGTCTGAGAAAGTATGACTTATACGCTGTTGTACCTAAAACACAAGCAGCATTTCAG tTTGCTTGCTCCCAACTCAATACAGACATCGTATTATTAAACAGAAATTGTGTTGGGCTAAAGTTGAGCAGGAAGTTATATTTACAAGCTGTAGAGAGaggaattaattttgaaattcagtacTGCGATGTTATTAGTAGTGCGAGCAGAAAGTTTGCTATACATTACTCCCATCTGTTCCACATGTTTGGCAAAAGcaaa AACATCTTCATCAGTAGCGGAGCTTCAATTGAAACCCAAATTAGGAGTCCTtatgatataataaattt AGCTTCTATTCTGGGAATGAATGAGACAAAAGCTAAAGCTTCAATCCTCTCACAGAGTCGATATGTCATTTTGAGAGCAG AAGGAAGACGCTATGGAAAAGCAGTTTTTCGAATACAAACATGTAGCACCGAAAAAAGAGAGATGGAATCGGAAATGGAAATAGAAGCGGAGGAAACAGACGATGAACATGGTGACACTTGTACcgaagcaaaaaaaataaaactgtga
- the LOC107224252 gene encoding ribonuclease P protein subunit p30 isoform X2, producing the protein METAFGFCDLCINAEIVNKNTLHKVLDKLYEIAINRTIEETVFESEKKNKKKAGDNEALGVTVPSPPDIADLISEYAGKLRILNRLTFVFGDPTRTHTLNQSSSLRKYDLYAVVPKTQAAFQFACSQLNTDIVLLNRNCVGLKLSRKLYLQAVERGINFEIQYCDVISSASRKFAIHYSHLFHMFGKSKNIFISSGASIETQIRSPYDIINLASILGMNETKAKASILSQSRYVILRAEGRRYGKAVFRIQTCSTEKREMESEMEIEAEETDDEHGDTCTEAKKIKL; encoded by the exons ATGGAGACTGCTTTCGGGTTTTGCGACCTATGCATAAATGcagaaattgtaaataaaaatacattacATAAAGTGCTGGATAAATTATATGAAA TAGCAATCAACCGAACAATAGAAGAGACAGTTTTCGAatctgaaaagaaaaacaagaaaaaggCCGGTGACAATGAAGCTCTGGGAGTTACTGTCCCGAGTCCTCCAGACATCGCTGATCTAATTTCAGAATATGCTGGAAAGCTTCGTATTTTAAATCGTCTTACGTTCGTGTTCGGAGATCCCACAAGAACCCATACGCTG aatCAATCATCGAGTCTGAGAAAGTATGACTTATACGCTGTTGTACCTAAAACACAAGCAGCATTTCAG tTTGCTTGCTCCCAACTCAATACAGACATCGTATTATTAAACAGAAATTGTGTTGGGCTAAAGTTGAGCAGGAAGTTATATTTACAAGCTGTAGAGAGaggaattaattttgaaattcagtacTGCGATGTTATTAGTAGTGCGAGCAGAAAGTTTGCTATACATTACTCCCATCTGTTCCACATGTTTGGCAAAAGcaaa AACATCTTCATCAGTAGCGGAGCTTCAATTGAAACCCAAATTAGGAGTCCTtatgatataataaattt AGCTTCTATTCTGGGAATGAATGAGACAAAAGCTAAAGCTTCAATCCTCTCACAGAGTCGATATGTCATTTTGAGAGCAG AAGGAAGACGCTATGGAAAAGCAGTTTTTCGAATACAAACATGTAGCACCGAAAAAAGAGAGATGGAATCGGAAATGGAAATAGAAGCGGAGGAAACAGACGATGAACATGGTGACACTTGTACcgaagcaaaaaaaataaaactgtga
- the LOC107224252 gene encoding ribonuclease P protein subunit p30 isoform X4, with the protein MKVLAINRTIEETVFESEKKNKKKAGDNEALGVTVPSPPDIADLISEYAGKLRILNRLTFVFGDPTRTHTLNQSSSLRKYDLYAVVPKTQAAFQFACSQLNTDIVLLNRNCVGLKLSRKLYLQAVERGINFEIQYCDVISSASRKFAIHYSHLFHMFGKSKNIFISSGASIETQIRSPYDIINLASILGMNETKAKASILSQSRYVILRAEGRRYGKAVFRIQTCSTEKREMESEMEIEAEETDDEHGDTCTEAKKIKL; encoded by the exons ATGAAAGTAT TAGCAATCAACCGAACAATAGAAGAGACAGTTTTCGAatctgaaaagaaaaacaagaaaaaggCCGGTGACAATGAAGCTCTGGGAGTTACTGTCCCGAGTCCTCCAGACATCGCTGATCTAATTTCAGAATATGCTGGAAAGCTTCGTATTTTAAATCGTCTTACGTTCGTGTTCGGAGATCCCACAAGAACCCATACGCTG aatCAATCATCGAGTCTGAGAAAGTATGACTTATACGCTGTTGTACCTAAAACACAAGCAGCATTTCAG tTTGCTTGCTCCCAACTCAATACAGACATCGTATTATTAAACAGAAATTGTGTTGGGCTAAAGTTGAGCAGGAAGTTATATTTACAAGCTGTAGAGAGaggaattaattttgaaattcagtacTGCGATGTTATTAGTAGTGCGAGCAGAAAGTTTGCTATACATTACTCCCATCTGTTCCACATGTTTGGCAAAAGcaaa AACATCTTCATCAGTAGCGGAGCTTCAATTGAAACCCAAATTAGGAGTCCTtatgatataataaattt AGCTTCTATTCTGGGAATGAATGAGACAAAAGCTAAAGCTTCAATCCTCTCACAGAGTCGATATGTCATTTTGAGAGCAG AAGGAAGACGCTATGGAAAAGCAGTTTTTCGAATACAAACATGTAGCACCGAAAAAAGAGAGATGGAATCGGAAATGGAAATAGAAGCGGAGGAAACAGACGATGAACATGGTGACACTTGTACcgaagcaaaaaaaataaaactgtga
- the LOC107224252 gene encoding ribonuclease P protein subunit p30 isoform X3, producing the protein MKVLGYSTVAINRTIEETVFESEKKNKKKAGDNEALGVTVPSPPDIADLISEYAGKLRILNRLTFVFGDPTRTHTLNQSSSLRKYDLYAVVPKTQAAFQFACSQLNTDIVLLNRNCVGLKLSRKLYLQAVERGINFEIQYCDVISSASRKFAIHYSHLFHMFGKSKNIFISSGASIETQIRSPYDIINLASILGMNETKAKASILSQSRYVILRAEGRRYGKAVFRIQTCSTEKREMESEMEIEAEETDDEHGDTCTEAKKIKL; encoded by the exons ATGAAAGTAT TGGGTTATTCAACAGTAGCAATCAACCGAACAATAGAAGAGACAGTTTTCGAatctgaaaagaaaaacaagaaaaaggCCGGTGACAATGAAGCTCTGGGAGTTACTGTCCCGAGTCCTCCAGACATCGCTGATCTAATTTCAGAATATGCTGGAAAGCTTCGTATTTTAAATCGTCTTACGTTCGTGTTCGGAGATCCCACAAGAACCCATACGCTG aatCAATCATCGAGTCTGAGAAAGTATGACTTATACGCTGTTGTACCTAAAACACAAGCAGCATTTCAG tTTGCTTGCTCCCAACTCAATACAGACATCGTATTATTAAACAGAAATTGTGTTGGGCTAAAGTTGAGCAGGAAGTTATATTTACAAGCTGTAGAGAGaggaattaattttgaaattcagtacTGCGATGTTATTAGTAGTGCGAGCAGAAAGTTTGCTATACATTACTCCCATCTGTTCCACATGTTTGGCAAAAGcaaa AACATCTTCATCAGTAGCGGAGCTTCAATTGAAACCCAAATTAGGAGTCCTtatgatataataaattt AGCTTCTATTCTGGGAATGAATGAGACAAAAGCTAAAGCTTCAATCCTCTCACAGAGTCGATATGTCATTTTGAGAGCAG AAGGAAGACGCTATGGAAAAGCAGTTTTTCGAATACAAACATGTAGCACCGAAAAAAGAGAGATGGAATCGGAAATGGAAATAGAAGCGGAGGAAACAGACGATGAACATGGTGACACTTGTACcgaagcaaaaaaaataaaactgtga
- the LOC107224255 gene encoding P2R1A-PPP2R2A-interacting phosphatase regulator 1, translating into MNVLSSVTAMDVDCPVITLKRSSSAPMINEISATMSVTSTSTSAPRDAVSPFNLYSNLPRTRRFSTSSPGGGGIPRLTPRVSQLRQEECVDVAGREAAHEKEIHSAMQMSQSWEDLRLDAEGLSFKDSESPSHQLNKSDRQNSKRTIDPLTLNLNAAGPPLCSSPSPTRSGLGQRQCYSPGIQITWKNNLSPSPTRKAFATRRSLSPIATIRASCLGPVKRKFELDDNNGDQHLLPPAKRTSSLVISHSNRLEGISSPLPGSLGSVGTPESLSSADSPNFSFRTADSPSPGRILSSGDEPMSDSSGDLTKASDEVQSNNITQHNQR; encoded by the exons ATGAATGTCCTCAGCAGTGTTACAGCCATGGATGTTGACTGTCCTGTAATCACCTTAAAGCGATCTAGCAGTGCTCCGATGATTAACgagatcagtgctacaatgtCTGTCACCTCGACGTCTACCTCTGCTCCGAG AGATGCTGTCTCACCTTTCaatttgtattcaaatttACCACGGACAAGACGTTTTAGTACCAGT aGTCCTGGAGGCGGTGGTATACCACGTCTTACTCCGAGAGTGAGTCAGCTGCGACAGGAAGAATGCGTGGATGTAGCTGGTCGTGAAGCTGCAcacgaaaaagaaatacacAGTGCAATGCAAATGTCTCAATCATGGGAAGACCTCAGGCTGGATGCCGAAGGCCTCTCCTTTAAAGACTCAGAGTCTCCTAGTCATCAGCTAAACAAATCAGACCGACAAAATTCCAAGCGGACTATTGATCCTCTAACTTTGAACCTCAATGCTGCTGGACCACCATTGTGCTCCTCACCGTCACCTACTAGATCAGGACTCGGACAACGACAGTGCTATTCACCTGGAATTCAAATAACTTGGAAAAATAATCTTTCTCCTAGTCCTACTAGAAAAGCTTTCGCAACAAG GCGTAGCCTCAGCCCAATAGCCACCATTCGTGCAAGCTGTCTGGGCCCAGTTAAGAGAAAGTTTGAATTAGATGACAACAATGGAGACCAACATCTGCTACCTCCAGCTAAGAGAACATCAAGTCTTGTTATTTCGCACTCCAACAG ACTCGAAGGAATATCCAGCCCGCTACCAGGGTCACTTGGCTCTGTGGGAACACCTGAATCTTTGTCTAGTGCAGACTCGCCAAACTTCTCTTTCCGAACTGCCGACAGTCCATCTCCTGGGAGAATCTTATCAAGTGGGGACGAACCAATGTCTGATTCGTCAGGTGATCTAACTAAAGCTTCCGATGAAGTCCAATCAAATAATATCACTCAGCATAATCAGAGGTGA